A single genomic interval of Fibrobacter sp. UWB13 harbors:
- a CDS encoding Rpn family recombination-promoting nuclease/putative transposase, whose amino-acid sequence MDCSQHYKMLKDMEKDPKNLAKYQKMYKYAYLLSDGVFKIVFTEEKSHSLLISLLNAMLDLHGGDAIGEISLEMQEFPGIFNKKNCIVDIIGTTNAGEKVLVEIQQQKDKFFKDRVEYYVSRVIENQVHKSEKFELPHIYFLGLLDFELFPEEEHEYIHHVDEMCHGKKFFPKIQKVFVEIEKFFKLEKLGFTKDDESDAAQWLRAIRVVIKEEPAPEKIMQNETFRRLLESVKLINFAEELFNCEVKKMTDVMAERENAFAEGKEVGRAEGASAERTKANQEKRQMAKSLKEQNVDVSIIAKSTGFSEEEILSL is encoded by the coding sequence ATGGATTGTTCTCAGCACTATAAAATGCTCAAGGATATGGAAAAGGATCCGAAGAATCTTGCCAAGTATCAAAAAATGTACAAGTACGCTTATCTTTTAAGTGATGGCGTTTTCAAGATTGTATTCACGGAGGAAAAGTCGCATTCGCTTCTTATTTCGCTGTTGAATGCGATGCTTGACTTGCATGGTGGCGATGCCATCGGAGAAATCTCGCTGGAAATGCAGGAATTTCCGGGTATTTTCAATAAGAAAAACTGTATTGTCGATATCATTGGCACGACCAATGCTGGCGAAAAAGTTCTTGTTGAAATTCAACAGCAGAAGGACAAGTTTTTCAAGGATCGCGTGGAATACTATGTATCACGTGTTATTGAAAATCAGGTCCATAAAAGCGAAAAATTTGAATTGCCGCATATCTATTTTCTTGGGCTTTTGGATTTTGAACTTTTTCCGGAAGAAGAACATGAATACATCCATCATGTCGATGAAATGTGTCATGGCAAGAAGTTCTTCCCAAAGATTCAGAAGGTTTTCGTGGAGATCGAAAAGTTTTTTAAGCTCGAAAAGTTGGGATTTACCAAGGATGACGAATCTGATGCCGCTCAGTGGCTACGTGCTATCAGGGTTGTTATCAAGGAAGAACCTGCTCCTGAAAAAATTATGCAGAATGAAACGTTTAGGCGGTTGCTTGAATCGGTGAAATTGATTAATTTTGCAGAAGAGCTTTTCAACTGCGAGGTAAAGAAAATGACGGATGTGATGGCTGAACGCGAAAACGCTTTTGCCGAAGGCAAGGAAGTGGGCCGTGCTGAAGGGGCTTCTGCCGAGCGGACGAAAGCGAATCAGGAAAAGCGTCAAATGGCGAAAAGTCTCAAGGAACAGAATGTCGATGTTTCTATAATCGCTAAATCGACAGGTTTTTCTGAAGAGGAAATTCTCAGTTTATAG